GACGCCCGGGAGACCATCGTCGCGGTCCGGGCCTATCAACTGCTGCCCGAGTCGCTGGTGGGTCCAGTGGCCGCGATCCTGCCCTATTTCGAGCTGGCCCTTGGCCTGTTGTTGCTGATCGGGCTGGCCACCCGGCTGGCCGCGGTGCTGGCCGCCGTGGTGATGGTGATGTTCATCGCGGCGGTGGCCTCGGCGGCGGCCCGGGGCTTGTCCATCGACTGCGGGTGCTTCGGCGGCGGGGGTCAGGTCGAGCCCGGCCAGACCGCCTACACGGCGGAAATCCTGCGCGACGCGGGCCTGCTGGCGCTGGCGGTGTACCTCGCGATCAGGCCGGACACCCCCTGGTCGGTGGACCGGTTCGCCCATCGGCGGGCAGCGCACGCGGCATAGTGGTGACGCAGAGTCGCGCCGGTCGGCGCCGGCGGACGGTCGGGGACCGGGCGATCGGGGGACCGGCCGATGAATGGATACGGAGAGGACAGCGCAGTGGCGCAATCGGGCAGTAAGAGTCCGGGCAAGGGTTCGACCAGCGGCGGCAAGGCCGCCAACGGCAAGTCCACCACCGGCAAGGCCGGCGGCGGCTCGGCCGGCTCGGCGGGCAAGAGCGGCCGGACGACGGCGCCGGCGGGCAAGTCGCGCCAGTCGGTGGCCGCGGCCCGCCGATCGAGCCCGAGCAACAACCGCACCCAGCTGATCATCGGTGGCATCGCCATCGTGGTCATCATCGGCATCGTGGTGTTCGGTGTCGTGCTGAACCGGCAGCAGACGGCCACCCAGGCCGAGGGCTACGGCGCCTCCACCCAGTCGGTGGCCACCGCCTC
This genomic window from Nakamurella multipartita DSM 44233 contains:
- a CDS encoding MauE/DoxX family redox-associated membrane protein, with the translated sequence MTTRTVSRPERIRDAVGVLARLILAGVFLVSGGLKAWDARETIVAVRAYQLLPESLVGPVAAILPYFELALGLLLLIGLATRLAAVLAAVVMVMFIAAVASAAARGLSIDCGCFGGGGQVEPGQTAYTAEILRDAGLLALAVYLAIRPDTPWSVDRFAHRRAAHAA